In the Nicotiana tabacum cultivar K326 chromosome 16, ASM71507v2, whole genome shotgun sequence genome, one interval contains:
- the LOC107790961 gene encoding lysine-specific demethylase JMJ27 has protein sequence MYCNNCKTSIADFHRICSSCSYDLCLTCCRELRDGRLKGGDEEVIMEFTDKGVAHLHGDMEHDSVPDSGTRISKRTRLSKKMVENGDMEHDSVPDTNTKTSRRTRLSEKEMVENGDTEHGSVPDNKTRTSRRTRLSKKQMVENGDTKHDSVPDTNTGTSRRTRLSKKETVENGAMERDSVSDTNTRTSRRTRLSKKEIVENDSAGDAKFASEMKPRDNGGLLPKNSGGPAGEWKSNEAGSIPCPPENFGGFGKGILELKRLRSKSKYSVSELLTKAEDIVKRCELEHMPAIPEGSCLCINLVAENDMQKSKLRKASSRDDSDDNYLYCPAAKDLQQEDLKHFQCHWLKGEPVIVGNVLETASGLSWEPMVMWQACRQLKNLNHPLLLDVSATKCLDWSEAEVNIHHFFKGYMEGQFDSAGWPQLLKLQGWPNFFEERSPHLCAEFIRSLPFKEYTDPQSGFLNLAVKLPPGSLRPDIGAKTYIAYGIPQELGRGDSVTKLHCDMSDAVYLVAFSFGHIFLLSGLWIMPSEDFSGARGHTHVNVLTHTQGIKLTPVQLSRIEILKRTYAAQDKRELQMADEEQKCKNGASSEFNEGQSLLERDTAAEGITNGAIHFTGASEASGGIKNDCNIDACKGNPVFGKSEISEDIGGAMWGIFRRQDVPKLEEYLRKHFKEFRHINCCPVPQVIHPIHDQTFYLTEDHKRKLKEKYGFEPWTFVQKLGDAVFIPAGCPYQVRNLKSCINVVLGFVSPENVGECIRLTQEVRLLSQDLVAAEDKLEVKKMILYATWEAIEDLAMLSQ, from the exons CAACAACTGCAAAACATCCATTGCTGATTTCCACAGAATTTGTTCCAGCTGTTCCTATGATCTTTGCCTTACTTGCTGTCGGGAGCTTAGAGATGGTCGCCTTAAGGGAGGTGATGAAGAAGTCATAATGGAGTTCACTGACAAAGGGGTTGCTCATTTGCATGGTGATATGGAACATGATTCTGTACCAGATAGCGGAACAAGAATATCAAAAAGGACTAGACTTTCCAAGAAGATGGTTGAAAATGGTGATATGGAACATGATTCTGTACCAGATACCAATACTAAAACTTCAAGAAGGACTAGACTTTCTGAGAAGGAGATGGTTGAAAATGGTGATACGGAACATGGTTCTGTACCAGATAACAAAACTAGAACTTCAAGAAGGACTAGACTTTCCAAGAAGCAGATGGTTGAAAATGGTGACACGAAACATGATTCTGTGCCAGATACCAATACTGGAACTTCAAGAAGGACTAGACTTTCCAAGAAGGAAACGGTTGAAAATGGTGCTATGGAACGTGATTCTGTATCAGATACCAATACTAGAACTTCAAGAAGGACTAGACTTTCGAAGAAGGAGATTGTTGAAAATGATTCCGCTGGAGATGCCAAGTTTGCATCTGAAATGAAACCTAGGGATAATGGAGGGCTTCTGCCAAAGAATTCTGGTGGTCCTGCTGGTGAATGGAAGTCCAATGAAGCTGGTAGCATCCCTTGTCCGCCAGAGAATTTTGGTGGATTTGGTAAGGGCATTTTAGAGCTGAAGCGCCTGCGGTCAAAGTCAAAATATTCGGTCTCTGAATTGTTGACAAAGGCTGAAGATATTGTCAAAAGATGTGAATTGGAACACATGCCTGCAATACCTGAGGGGTCATGCTTATGTATAAATTTAGTTGCTGAAAATGATATGCAGAAAAGTAAATTGCGTAAAGCATCATCTCGTGATGATTCTGATGACAACTATTTATACTGTCCAGCAGCTAAAGATCTTCAGCAGGAGGATCTGAAGCATTTCCAGTGTCATTGGCTGAAAGGTGAGCCTGTCATTGTCGGTAATGTGCTTGAGACTGCGTCAGGGTTAAGCTGGGAGCCCATGGTTATGTGGCAAGCGTGTCGCCAGTTAAAGAACCTAAACCATCCCCTTCTTTTGGATGTCAGTGCTACCAAATGCTTGGATTGGTCTGAG GCAGAAGTTAACATCCACCACTTTTTTAAGGGATACATGGAAGGTCAATTTGATAGTGCTGGCTGGCCACAGCTTTTGAAGTTGCAAGGCTGGCCTAATTTTTTCGAAGAGCGGTCACCCCACCTTTGTGCTGAGTTCATTAGAAGCTTGCCTTTTAAGGAGTACACAGATCCTCAAAGTGGCTTCCTAAATCTTGCTGTCAAACTGCCACCAGGGTCTTTGAGACCTGACATTGGAGCAAAGACATATATCGCTTATGGAATTCCCCAGGAGCTGGGGCGTGGAGACTCTGTGACTAAGCTGCACTGTGATATGTCTGATGCGGTATACTTGGTTGCCTTTTCTTTTGGgcatatttttcttctctctggACTCTGGATTATGCCCAGTGAAGATTTTTCTGGAGCACGTGGACATACTCAT GTGAATGTGCTGACACATACTCAAGGAATAAAGCTGACACCTGTGCAGCTTTCAAGGATAGAAATATTGAAAAGAACATATGCTGCCCAAGATAAAAGGGAACTTCAAATGGCTGATGAGGagcaaaaatgtaaaaatggagCATCATCTGAGTTCAACGAGGGCCAGTCTTTGCTAG AGAGAGATACTGCTGCTGAGGGGATAACAAATGGTGCAATCCATTTTACTGGCGCTTCTGAAGCAAGTGGAGGGATTAAGAATGATTGTAACATTGATGCGTGCAAAGGTAACCCAGTGTTTGGGAAAAGTGAAATATCTGAGGATATAGGAGGTGCGATGTGGGGCATCTTTAGAAGGCAAGATGTTCCGAAGTTAGAGGAATATCTCAGGAAGCACTTCAAGGAATTCAGGCACATTAATTGCTGCCCTGTACCACAG GTTATTCACCCTATTCATGATCAAACATTTTACTTGACTGAGGACCATAAAAGGAAGCTTAAGGAAAAATATG GATTTGAACCTTGGACCTTTGTTCAAAAACTAGGGGATGCAGTTTTCATACCTGCAGGCTGCCCTTATCAAGTTAGAAATCTGAAG